From Erigeron canadensis isolate Cc75 chromosome 5, C_canadensis_v1, whole genome shotgun sequence:
AATCGCCTTTTcaggtcaaataatcactaaccgaataCACAAAtttacacatatcacaccaccaccactaccatgaCTTGGaacaccaaaatatgatgaatattctggacaaaatgaaacaagGACAAAAACCTATTTTTAAGTACTTAATTTGCTTGataaatgaggcaaaaatcactatttcggtaaatgattttatgcttaaaagtcctcaaaatacaaagacacaagagaggttgaattgatatacatttttattgataaaatttgCCTAGAAAGGCCTGAGATTTTTGGATAAGAACTTGTGTGGTGATTTCCAAGtgtttctatgatttaatggattaaatggtaattaaaagatatataaattaattaataacttatataaatcatgaacttgacTAAATTTACATAACCAATGGTAAAAACAACtaaaacctactggagaaaaataatcacaagaaaagaaccaagttttatataatttaaaagtaaataattaagtaaaaatcactaaCTAATcgctattattaaataaataaaaataatgctcaaataaatgtataaattctaatattacaaatttaaaagcATAAAAGTCAGTAGATAATCAAAGTATAATTATCCATGATTTTTAAAGAcaatttaagaacttaaaaataattataagaaattatttaattaataaatgaataaaatgaataaataattaattaaataatattaaatcaaagaaatgattataaatcagaaaatatactTTAATATCAACATTATGACATACTAATgtcaaataatattattaagcAAAGTGTACAAAGGAAATCATACGTATCAAagccaaactaccgaaattccaatagaCGCACAAAAACGTATAATGcgaaaactactcttaccacCAAATTCCGTTTAACCAAATAATGTGGACATCATAATGTACATAAGTTCAATAATTAAGCAACAACCAAATATGAGCAAGTCTACTAGTAATCATCTCATGATCTAACACACCAAATCATGCCACGCGAACTTACGTCGTGAAATTATATTATGATTAGGCTTGCTCGGGAATCAACACCTCTAGGCCAAGGAAATCTAATTTGATCAGCCCCTAAACTCttcaatcaagtgagtcatagccccctttcaaactcttttatgtgttttactttcggggtgaaaagcatgattaataaagttactttttatatatgaagtgtttcttgaaagaaagtttgtgaTATGGAATTATATTGTAAGTTCAATTTgttaaatgttatatgatgagcttgagttctgtcaacccattttctttcggtacactactatttactccgaaaaagggaggcctgtagttagatagttgcgcaactaggagtcgtccacccacccagagcgtaacggtggaaggttggttgccttcgtgacaaccatCACTTCCAGTTTAACCAGCACGGTGTTCTAGCTACTTAAGTTTAAtcggtcgtctccatggcacgaccccaaatataagtaaggcacttgattgacagcttgtgcaaagaAAAGAAGTAAtatgattgacagcttgtgcaaagaAAAGAAGTAATATAATGTttggacttgaaaatggtagtagtagtggctcaagtatttactcatcaaaaagAATATTTAAGCTTTGCCCTTGTGGCTAAAAGAAATTAGAGTTAATATGATTGGATATTAAGATTTGAACATACGATTTTGGAAATGAATATTCGTAAGAATACTTGAAAGTCCTTTCTTTGTGACTTAATATCTTGGTTATGATTGAAGTATGAATTGTTATTAGTTacaaacctatgaactcactcaactctcgtagttgacactttttcttcatgcttttcaggtttagagcagtaaaTAGCTTTAAGGACCGCCTCTTGGACGATGTACTTGTTTGTTATGCGATGGCTTGTATGCGAtggcttgtaatgcaaacaattaTCTTTTGATTTGGATATGGTTTTTGTTAtagtattttaaaaatgttgatTTGAACTATGTAACCTTATGATTTGGGATGATGTTTAAGACTTTCATGATGATGTTTTctatttaatcttttgtaccatgtcgttctgtggcatctcgtgcttccgccttagtcggggtgttacaaatcaagctttcaaaatataaactagAATCACCTAAGAACTAGCTACAACACAGTATCGGGCAGTGTACTCGACCGTTTGCAGTATAGTTAAAAGGTAAGGCCGTGTTCGTTCTCGGGGATTGGATTGAGCTAGTTGTATGattgaatggtttggaaaaacgGGTGTTTgcttcaaaaatatttttgacaataaagttaaattaaatttgaaagacaaattgcatTAAAAGTAAAGAAAGTCTCAGACAATATAAAcgaaagtcatccaccttgaattcactcgacttcaaatgtgattgcattaaattaagaccaaattcattTGAGCTTAAGGATAGTCGTGAAAAGaataaggtgctcacgtggtaccaccaaccgtgaacaaatcaCCAATTCACCTAAGTtactagttaaattacccaagccgatACCACCAGTGTGACAACTGTCATCTGAGCGTATTTCCCCGAAGTACTTTCCGGTCGTATTTTAGTTCGCTTCGTTTATGTACGTCATTAGtttttaagactttatcatttGAATAAATGGATTTATATTTTATTCGGGCTTTATGAACATTTAGACTTTAGGATAATTGCACGTGGACTCGAAAACGGAAGGAATACTAGTTgttttgtggaaatgccaaattaagtaaaatacttaaaattaaatcaattaaagatttaatgaACAAATATAGACATTTATTATCGTTGGAAAActattgaaaaattacattcaaatatgtcaacaaaataaatttacgggTCATGAGTCTTCTTGAATTGTCGAGTCAAATGATATTTTAGAAGGTCAAGttggtcaaacttggtcaaaggAAGGAAAAgaataaacaaaaccctaaaattcccAACCCTAGCCTCCCATTTTTCATTTCCCTTTCTCACACACACCTcctcctctctttctctcttgtGGCCGCCCCCCTCTCCCTCTCTAAAAATTTCGGCCGACCACCTTCAACCACCATGAACCACCATCAATAttcatcatttttctttattttcttatagATTTTGGTAAGTTTTGAATGAATCTATGATTGTTCAACAATAAAAATccgtttttgtatatatatgaggctatatatatatacgaatttttatatatttatgtgtgtatatTTTCGGTTAtgaatcttcttcctcctcttgAATCCGAAAtctttgtatattatatatattcggttatacatatgtatatatatatatagattcgaGTTTTTGgaaagatacatatatattttcggttttGCTATGAAAACTTGGATTTGAACCCGAAAAGTGTCACTAAAAcatatgtattttggttttgGTGTATGGATATGAGTATGTATATCCGAAATCTTTTAGATCCGAAAAGTTATGAACCGAAATTCTTAAATCCGGAATGTTTAAACCCGAAATCTTCCAAATCCGGAAACTATGATCCAAAAACTTTTTAGATCCGAATTTACATATGATTTTTGGGTTGTTTTCGGTTAGATCTAGGTTAGATCAGAGTAATAGTCGCATGTATCACTTTGAAATCTTGTTCCTTTCTTCTTTCCAGTCGGATCTAGACTTGTTTGTGGTTTTCCGTTttggtcaacgccggtcaaaccggccagaaaatgtttttggttcaaaaattggatttgggtattattttgttattttagtcAAAATTAAAGTCTTTTTGaataaagttaaattatatatttgattcatttttaaattaaatccCAACTATCATGATAATGGAATTAATATggatgtatataaatatatacatatataaacataaataaatatatacataacgaCTAATTTAATTAGATTTACATGGTATTAAATTGATATGGACATATGATATACATACAAGGATTTATTTAATATGGACTTAtgactataaatatatatatccaaggACTTTATAAAGACAATACAAATCATACGACTTTCCGAATTTGACAAATTATACCGTGACGTTCCAAATGAACACTTGACgagatataaatataagacaTGACATTATtattggacaatttataaggacaacaatactattatatatattatgacatttgacaagacataatggcatttcctaagacactagtttAAGACATAGACAAGTACAGTCAAATttaagtacttactgggtgacttgtggacaatgtaggacttttggacagatagtgagcctgtttcaggtgtatctgactgttcgtgttcttgtttgTTGATCTAGGATATCtaatacttgtgctgctttcaagtgagtttcgtagcccctctttttacatattttggggtgaaaaggatacttgttctttttaaacagtttgtcgatttctgtttatgttcaatattgagcttgtgcgtatagagttacttatgatTTTTGACGTACTTCTGTTCTTGAttgtatgtatgtgattatgtgCTTGATGGTCGTGCTTATTTGACGTGATTAttgtgtgtattggagacttgagacttgagacgttggactaaggcaggtaacGTAagaccggactttgagacattgagacttgagacttttggacttattatgtcgtaactctgctcgttatatactgaactattacttgtttagacttaaaagaatcgacaaaagacttatttcttgacTAGACGTTGGACATAaatcctacgaactcaccaacctttgtgttaacacgttttagtatacttttcaggtgctaggcttggacttcggagattagagCTCCGTTATTTATTGTTAGACTTAAAGGTTGTtagccttggattatttcttcaTGGACTTGTTTGtgataagctattttagcactgttatgacttaaACTcgtgtttttgggaatatatttattatattctatttcatttactggtatctatgtaattccatgtcgtgctgtacttttcatgacacctcatgtttccgtcaacggtggggtgttacaaaatggtatcagagccgtggttgtagagatttAGGTGGAAagacctagactataacctaagaaccctgTATAGCATTTACaataggaatcatagatgcattaTAGACGTGCTAACGttgcttatattttgagttcatattctattgagacttattatccctTTCCTTATTTGACTATGACTATCATTTGGTGACTGTGTACTTTTGGTAACTGTGTGTTTTTGGTGCtgttgtgattatttatgtgtaatAGAGCAAGATGAAATGATGGCACTAACTAGTATTGCAGGAAAGATAGCAaggaaaagcctgatcaactttctGCGATTATCTCCCTATTTTACGATAGTTTTTGACCTAAtggattgcacttgtagtgagagtgtggtagcaatcctggatgcttaatgggtgttggttgggtggagggttagccgctggtacaccctgtatacatacctagCCAAAACCTAGAGAGCATATCAGTACCGTGATCAGACCTtacattagatgtactaggggtgtggagggttagccgctggtacaccctgtatacatacaccactagtgcaacggatataggtgttagattcggaccacattttaactgcgatttaAGGTTAtacattattagtatatatatatgtattgcattggCATGAATTGCATGACTAGTTATGTTCTAGATAGCATCCCAtagaccataagacgagagGGCTTACTAAGAGTATCTTGTGATATTAACATCGTCGAGTGTATTCTTTCCCGACTAACGATGCGTGGTTATAGGACAATGGCGAGAACAAGATCTAGTGCTGGAACTAGCGGCGGTCGTGGAAGAGGCCTTGCTGAAAACGAAGACTCTGGCCAAGGTCGTGGTATTGGTCGAGGGACTGGACAGAGTGGAGGTCGTGGTATTGGTCGTGGCACTGGGCCTGAGGTAGTTCAAGGTGTTGGCTGTGGTGCTGGTTGTGGAAATGAACATGGTGTAGGTCGAGGTGCTGGCCGTGGCGTTGGTAGTGGTGCAAGCCGCGGTTGCGGCCAAGGTAATGGTCGTGGACGCGGTCGTGGTGGAgctgaaaatgaaactaataATGAGCAAGCTGGAATGCAACCAGACCTAGCCATGACTGCCATGATTacccaagtggttaatactatacTTGCACAAAATGCCAAAATGCACAAAATGTAGAGAATGAAGATGCTTAGTATGAGGATGCTCAGTATGAtgatgctcagtatgaggacGCAGAGAATGATCAGgatggtgaatattatgaagatgttgatcaaggaattcgaattgggaatgtgccaaggggacctagaagtggtgtcaagacttgtacttacaaaaacttcAAGGATTGTGGCAtgcaagagtatgatggtagaggtggagCAGTCAATTTTATCCAATGGTTAGAAAAGATGGAAGTTGTGATTGGTATTAGTGAATGTACTCCTGAACAAAGGGTTAAGTATGTGGCAaactctttcactaaagatgctttGTCTTCGTGGAATACCCAGTGCCGAATCAGAGGCAGATTAGCGGCAAaggcgatgtcttggtataacttcagagagttgatgatgaGAAAGTTTTGAACAGCAaccgaactggtgaagctagaacgagagtttttggaacataagatggtCGGTGCTGATCATGCTAGATATACTACCCGttttaatgaactttcaaggctCGTTCCACATTTGGTTGAACCTAAGAACAAAGGTATAAAGAAGTATCTTCGTGGGTTAATTCCTCAGGTTAGGTCGACTATGGCTGTTGTTCACCCACTTACCTTAGAGGAAGCTATATTGAGGTATGAAGCTATGATAGAGGAGTTTGTTCAGTGTGGAACTATTAGTGCTGTTGGGGCGAAAAAGAAGGAAAGCAGTGGGacgagtaataataagaaagttTGGTGATCTGATGGGAAAAGACAAAATAGAGGCAAGGTATTTGGAATGACTGATGCTGGCAAAAAAGAATATGTGGGTCCTCACCCTAAGTTTACCAAGTGCAATCTTCACCATGCAGCAAATCAGAATTGCTTAGCATGTTACACCTG
This genomic window contains:
- the LOC122601314 gene encoding period circadian protein-like, coding for MARTRSSAGTSGGRGRGLAENEDSGQGRGIGRGTGQSGGRGIGRGTGPEVVQGVGCGAGCGNEHGVGRGAGRGVGSGASRGCGQGNGRGRGRGGAENETNNEQAGMQPDLAMTAMITQVVNTILAQNAKMHKM